A part of Sus scrofa isolate TJ Tabasco breed Duroc chromosome 15, Sscrofa11.1, whole genome shotgun sequence genomic DNA contains:
- the LOC102167213 gene encoding cbp/p300-interacting transactivator 4-like, which produces MADHLLLVEGNHLMPRPQLTVPAQGTHVVWMLQPHWGLGLDKWLLPRGTPLGLPLQPPRGVLMCGAFGSHRPSSPFCLCCCHHQPASSTHLQPRVTLYPSPETAHTPPLPAPWEAPLGLQPVPGGPALPPPPPTHALVCMERELIHEEALTSLELELGLHPVRELPKLFLGQSQFNCFSDFGLAPPTGSVSC; this is translated from the coding sequence ATGGCAGACCACCTGCTGCTCGTGGAGGGAAACCACCTGATGCCAAGGCCACAGCTTACCGTGCCTGCCCAAGGCACTCACGTGGTCTGGATGCTGCAACCGCACTGGGGACTGGGCCTCGACAAATGGTTGCTGCCACGGGGGACTCCGCTGGGCCTGCCGCTGCAGCCACCACGTGGCGTTCTGATGTGCGGGGCCTTCGGCAGCCACCGACCTTCCAGTCCTTTCTGTCtgtgctgctgccaccaccagccAGCCAGCAGCACGCACCTACAGCCCAGGGTGACACTCTACCCAAGTCCCGAGACCGCGCACACACCCCCACTCCCAGCGCCATGGGAGGCCCCCCTGGGCCTGCAGCCAGTGCCTggaggcccagctctgccaccgcCACCACCCACGCACGCTCTGGTCTGCATGGAGAGGGAACTCATCCATGAGGAGGCGCTGACATCGCTGGAGCTGGAgctagggctgcaccctgtgcGGGAGCTGCCCAAGCTCTTCCTGGGCCAGAGCCAGTTCAACTGCTTCTCAGACTTTGGATTGGCACCACCCACTGGCTCTGTGAGCTGCTAA